The Pseudanabaena yagii GIHE-NHR1 genome segment AGTTTGCGATTATCCTATCGACAGCTAATCCCAAGGCAGAGGCTAATAATGTCGCGAAGTCATTGTTAGAGTCTTTTGCCACTCCGTTTATCGTAGGAATCACCGAAGTTTACGTTACCGCGAGCATTGGCATTTCTCTCTATCCGCAAGATGCTAATGGCATCATGCAGCAGGCAAATCTCGCCTTACAAGAAGCAAAGCGTCGCGGGGGCAATTGTTATCAATTCTTTGATGAAATTCAAGTCAAGCTGCCTCTAAGTCTAGAGTTGCAGACCGATTTACATCATGCGCTTGATAATCAAGAATTTGAGCTTTACTATCAGCCACAGGTCAGCATTGCTACGGGTGAAATGTTTGGTTCCGAGTCGCTCATTCGATGGAATCATTCCTCTGAGGGGCTAATTTCGCCAATGAAGTTTATCCCGATCGCTGAAAGTAATGGCTCTATTATAGAGATTGGTGAATGGGTTCTCAAAACTGCCTGTCAGCAGGTCAAGGCGACGCAGAAGCTGATTTCCCAAAATGCACTTCACAATGCTAACGGGGATATCCAGAATTGCATCCCCCCCCTTAAAGTATCGGTAAACCTTTCTGGTAGGCAGTTTCAGCAACAGGATCTCAATAAACGGATCTTAGATATTTTGGAGGAAACTCAGTTTGATCCTCAATATTTAGAATTAGAGATTACGGAAACTACGGTTGTCCATAACATTGATGCCAGCTTAGCAAAGTTGATGGATCTCAAAGCGATCGGGGTCAAGCTCTCAATTGATGACTTTGGTACGGGCTTCTCATCATTGGGCTATATCAAAAAGTTTCCCTTGGATACTCTCAAAATTGATCGCTGCTTTGTGCAACATATTGATACTGATGCTCAAAATCGGGCGATCGCCAAAGCCATCATCACGATGGCAAAGAGTCTCGATTTCAAAACCGTTGCCGAGGGTGTGGAAACCCAAGGCGAACTCAAGGTTCTCCAAGATTTGGGATGCGATAGTATTCAAGGCTATTACTATAGCCGCCCACTTCCCTTTGACAAGTTCTGCGCCTTTGTAACCGAAGACAAGCGTTTATAGATCAAAAAGCCGCCAAAGGCGGCTTTTTGATCTATATAGTTGTTTTAAATAATTCGCAGAGGGGCTTCGACTCCGCTCAGCCATCGGTGTAAGCTAGCTGAGCGAAGTCGAAGCTGTAGTTCTTATTTGAATTATCTATAAATAATCAAGAATGGCATCGGCAACGCGATTAATTGCCCCTTTTTCTCCCAAACTTTTTCTGACTCTGGTATATCCATCAAGCATAGTTTGCCTTGCTTGGGGATTGATCAATAAATCCAAGGCACTGTCAGCGATCGCTTCGGGAATCGCCTCATTCTGCACAAACTCAGGCACAACTGCTTCCATATTCACTAAATTGACTGGTGAAATAAAGGGCAATTGCAGGCGCACGATATAACGGGCGATCCAAGCGGTAATTGCACTGACGCGATACAAGATTACCTGTGGCACATTGAGCAAAGCTGTTTCTAAATTTACGGTTCCTGATTTACTGAGCACTAAGTCGGCGGCACTGATCGCAATCTGTGATTGTCCTGAGATAATTGTGGCGTTGATCTCATATTCTGCTAGTAACTTCTCCACCGCAGGACGGTAGCGCTCTAGGGAGAGCGGCAACCAGAATTTTACATGGGGTAGTTTGGATTGAATAATCTTTGCTGCCTTGAGAATGATCGGCATGACATCCCGTAGTTCTTGGGTACGCGACGCTGGCAATAGGGTGACGACAAGATCATCAACGGCAATCCCCAATTTTTGACGCGCCACCATGCGATCGGGCACTTTTGACATGAGATCGACAAAGGGATGCCCCACCCATAGCACATTGGTTCCTTGCTTCTCGTAGTAAACGGCTTCCTGTGGAAAGATGGCTAATAATTTGTCGGTAAAGGCAGCGATCGCCTTGGTATTTTTGTCATTAAATGACCACACCCATTCCTGCGGGGCAATGTAATAAATTACAGGTACATTTAGCACACGCTTTGCAAAGTAACCCATACCCTGATTGGGCATCATGTAATCAATCAGGACAGCAACATCGGGCGGCGAATTTTTTAAGGATTTCTTGGCATTTTCCTGTAGCCGAATCGTTGGCAAAATGTAGGGTATAGCCTCAACAGCACCAATTGAACCAATACCAACGGTATTACCAAGTAGCTTTGCGCCCACCGCTTCCATGCGATCGCCACCTAGTCCCAGAATTTCTAGCTCAATCCCCTTGAGGGCAGCCCGTTCTTGCAAAGCTTCGATTAAAATCGCCCCATGCCAGTCACCTGACACTTCGCCTGTACTGATAAATATGCGGCGTTTCATTTTAATTTCTGAGTTGATTTCTGAGCTAGATTCCATACAAATAGATCGGTTGGTGGCAAAGATCGCCCTATGACTTACACATTCAAGATATCGCTAATTTTGCTTTCTATCTCAAGATGATTGGCGGCGCTTCGCGCCGCCAATCATCTTTTGTTTTTTGAGTGATAGTTTGTGTCATATTATTTCACTCCAAAATTCAACATATCGCATTTCATTATGGTACACTCGTAAAGGTCAAAAATTTGGACTAGAAAGAAGTGCCTAAGCTCAAAACTCGTAAATCTGCCGCCAAGCGATTCAAGGTGACGGGTAGCGGCAAGTTTGCTCGCCGCCACGCTGGTCGCAACCACCTACTAGAGCATAAACCTACTGCCCGCAAGAGCAGATTAGGTCAAATGGCTATAGTTGATGAAACTGATAATGACAGAGTAAGTGCAATGATGCCTTACGCCTAAGTAAGAGCTTTTTACAGGGTGTAAACCACCCTGTAAAAAATTAAATAAAAACAAATCACGATAATAACGAAGCCATGACGAGAGTAAAACGCGGTAACGTAGCTAGAAAGCGCCGCAATAAGGTATTGAAATTAGCCAAAGGCTTTCGCGGATCGCACTCTAAGCTGTTCCGCACTGCTAACCAGCAGGTAATGAAAGCTCTTCGTAACGCCTACCGCGATCGCCGCAAGAAGAAGCGCGATTTCCGTAGTCTTTGGATTACCCGCATTAATGCTGCGGCTCGCCAACAAGGTCTGAGCTATAGCAAGTTTGCTGGTTTACTTAAGAAAGCAAACATCGATATTAACCGTAAGATGCTTTCGCAAATTGCGATCCTTGATCCTGACGCATTTACTGCGATCGTGGAAAAGGCAAAATCCATCGCTTAAATTAAATTCCAAAACAAAAAAGTCCACTCTAAGAGTGGGCTTTTTTTGTTTAATCAAAACCCAAGAAGAGAAAGGTGGCGTTTCACGCCACCTTTCTCTTCTTGGGTAGCTACAGCAAAAAAAGAGTTAGCTATTGATGAGTTGCGGCGCTTTGCGCCGCAACTCATCTTCTGGTTTTATGCCCTAAGCAAAACTTGCTTTGCTATACAAAAAATCTTGAGGATACTACGCCATTTTTGCCAAGTTATGATAACGTATTGGCACTTTCGTGCTGTCAAAAACTGACATCCTAGAGAAAACAAAAGCATAGCATCGCTACTTTTTGTTTGAGCTGCCCCCCGATCGCTACTGCGTATATTGCATATGTACATTAAAAATGTAGAACTCACCAGATTTAAGTCCTTTGGCTCGACCACATCGATCCCCCTATTGCAGGGATTTACAGTGGTTTCGGGACCTAATGGTTCGGGCAAATCAAATATTTTAGATGCTTTGCTATTTGCGCTCGGTCTAGCAGGTTCAAAGGGGATGCGTGCCGATCGCTTGCCAGATTTAGTTAACCAAGCCCA includes the following:
- a CDS encoding EAL domain-containing response regulator is translated as MYALLVIEDDDDIRDNICDVLELSKYHVMSASNGREGLEIARQQIPDLILSDVQMPEMDGYGVLAAIRQDPKLTVIPFIFLTSLADRQDLRQGMLKGADDYLTKPLNREELLEAIAAQLSKKEKVDQHYQEVAQNIAQDIAQEQLERLLYFDTLTQLPNRLALRERLDSVISDTSPEAPIPILLIDIDRFGMINDSRGEEFGDLLLQAIAKRIIDAVQDDDTICRLSGDEFAIILSTANPKAEANNVAKSLLESFATPFIVGITEVYVTASIGISLYPQDANGIMQQANLALQEAKRRGGNCYQFFDEIQVKLPLSLELQTDLHHALDNQEFELYYQPQVSIATGEMFGSESLIRWNHSSEGLISPMKFIPIAESNGSIIEIGEWVLKTACQQVKATQKLISQNALHNANGDIQNCIPPLKVSVNLSGRQFQQQDLNKRILDILEETQFDPQYLELEITETTVVHNIDASLAKLMDLKAIGVKLSIDDFGTGFSSLGYIKKFPLDTLKIDRCFVQHIDTDAQNRAIAKAIITMAKSLDFKTVAEGVETQGELKVLQDLGCDSIQGYYYSRPLPFDKFCAFVTEDKRL
- the lpxB gene encoding lipid-A-disaccharide synthase → MESSSEINSEIKMKRRIFISTGEVSGDWHGAILIEALQERAALKGIELEILGLGGDRMEAVGAKLLGNTVGIGSIGAVEAIPYILPTIRLQENAKKSLKNSPPDVAVLIDYMMPNQGMGYFAKRVLNVPVIYYIAPQEWVWSFNDKNTKAIAAFTDKLLAIFPQEAVYYEKQGTNVLWVGHPFVDLMSKVPDRMVARQKLGIAVDDLVVTLLPASRTQELRDVMPIILKAAKIIQSKLPHVKFWLPLSLERYRPAVEKLLAEYEINATIISGQSQIAISAADLVLSKSGTVNLETALLNVPQVILYRVSAITAWIARYIVRLQLPFISPVNLVNMEAVVPEFVQNEAIPEAIADSALDLLINPQARQTMLDGYTRVRKSLGEKGAINRVADAILDYL
- the rpmI gene encoding 50S ribosomal protein L35, which encodes MPKLKTRKSAAKRFKVTGSGKFARRHAGRNHLLEHKPTARKSRLGQMAIVDETDNDRVSAMMPYA
- the rplT gene encoding 50S ribosomal protein L20, with protein sequence MTRVKRGNVARKRRNKVLKLAKGFRGSHSKLFRTANQQVMKALRNAYRDRRKKKRDFRSLWITRINAAARQQGLSYSKFAGLLKKANIDINRKMLSQIAILDPDAFTAIVEKAKSIA